A genome region from Geobacter pickeringii includes the following:
- a CDS encoding peptide chain release factor family protein, whose protein sequence is MTTTFAVSEEKNRWLREKMAELGVTEGDLDEHFVRSSGAGGQHVNKTATCVQIRHRPTGIEVKCMKDRSQSVNRFLARRELLERIERLLKGEAPRDARTEKLKKQKARRKRRASGKYENNG, encoded by the coding sequence ATGACCACGACCTTTGCCGTGAGCGAGGAGAAAAACCGCTGGCTCCGCGAGAAGATGGCGGAGCTCGGGGTGACTGAAGGCGACCTCGACGAGCACTTCGTCCGCTCCTCCGGCGCCGGGGGGCAGCATGTCAACAAGACCGCCACCTGCGTCCAGATCAGGCACCGGCCCACCGGCATCGAGGTCAAGTGCATGAAGGACCGGAGCCAGTCGGTGAACCGCTTCCTCGCCCGACGGGAGCTGCTGGAGCGGATCGAGCGGCTCCTGAAGGGGGAGGCGCCCCGGGACGCCAGGACGGAGAAGCTGAAGAAGCAGAAGGCGCGGCGTAAGCGGCGCGCCAGTGGGAAATACGAAAATAATGGCTAA